The following coding sequences are from one Prochlorococcus marinus CUG1438 window:
- the nrdR gene encoding transcriptional repressor NrdR — protein sequence MQCPTCQNTDSRVLESRSADSGKSVRRRRECLNCSFRFTTYERVESMPISVIKKDGSRELFDKQKLITGISRACEKTSFTSEAIINFVDGIESQIMQDSNKDIKSAQIGDLILKNLRKENEVAYIRYASVYRKFNGVKDFISTLESLKGSSKNQLASIL from the coding sequence ATGCAGTGTCCAACCTGTCAAAATACTGATAGCAGAGTTTTGGAATCGAGATCTGCTGATAGTGGCAAAAGTGTTAGAAGAAGAAGAGAGTGTTTAAATTGCAGCTTCAGATTTACTACGTATGAAAGAGTTGAATCAATGCCAATTTCGGTTATAAAAAAAGATGGGAGTAGAGAATTATTTGACAAACAAAAATTAATTACTGGTATATCACGAGCTTGCGAAAAGACTTCCTTCACAAGTGAAGCAATTATTAATTTTGTAGACGGAATTGAATCACAAATCATGCAAGATTCAAATAAGGATATTAAATCTGCCCAAATTGGAGATTTAATTCTTAAAAATCTTAGAAAAGAAAATGAAGTCGCTTATATAAGATATGCATCAGTTTATAGAAAATTTAATGGCGTAAAAGATTTTATCTCGACTCTTGAATCTTTGAAAGGAAGTTCAAAAAATCAATTAGCTTCAATTTTATAA
- the minD gene encoding septum site-determining protein MinD, with protein MAENTRTILICSGKGGVGKTTLTANLGIALANSGASTAVLDADFGLRNLDLLLGLENRIIYTAQDVLDKNCRLEQALVRHKKEPNLALLPAGDPRMLDWMKPEDMQKISELLSEKFDYVLVDCPAGVEDGFKNALAACKEAIVVTNPELSAVRDADRVIGILNTSDIDPIQLVINRVRPNMMASQEMLSIEDVQGILSLPLLGIVLEDEQVIISTNRGEPLTLTESSSPAKKCYLNVSQRLSGKDVPIIDPKNEGKSLKDKFMRLMQTKVF; from the coding sequence GTGGCGGAAAATACTCGCACAATATTAATCTGCTCAGGAAAAGGTGGGGTTGGTAAAACCACCTTGACTGCAAATTTAGGCATAGCTCTTGCCAACAGCGGCGCAAGCACTGCTGTATTAGATGCTGATTTCGGTTTAAGAAATTTAGATCTTCTTTTAGGATTAGAGAATCGAATTATTTATACAGCACAGGATGTTCTAGACAAAAATTGTCGTCTTGAACAAGCATTGGTAAGACATAAAAAAGAACCCAATCTGGCTCTTTTGCCTGCCGGCGATCCTAGGATGTTGGATTGGATGAAGCCGGAAGATATGCAAAAGATTAGCGAACTACTTAGTGAAAAATTTGATTATGTTTTAGTCGATTGTCCTGCTGGAGTAGAGGATGGTTTTAAAAATGCACTTGCAGCCTGCAAAGAAGCTATTGTTGTAACTAACCCAGAATTATCTGCAGTACGCGATGCCGATAGAGTAATTGGAATTCTTAATACATCTGATATCGATCCTATTCAACTCGTAATTAATAGAGTGCGCCCTAACATGATGGCTAGTCAAGAGATGTTATCTATTGAAGATGTTCAAGGAATTCTCTCTTTACCTTTATTAGGTATTGTGTTGGAAGATGAACAAGTAATTATTAGTACAAATAGAGGAGAGCCACTAACGCTTACAGAAAGTAGTTCTCCTGCAAAAAAATGTTATTTGAATGTTTCTCAAAGACTCTCAGGAAAGGATGTGCCAATAATTGATCCCAAAAATGAAGGGAAAAGCCTTAAAGATAAGTTCATGAGATTAATGCAAACAAAGGTTTTTTAA
- a CDS encoding photosystem II reaction center protein T: protein MEAFAYVLILTLAVVTLFFAVAFRDPPKFDRK, encoded by the coding sequence ATGGAAGCCTTTGCTTACGTTCTTATTTTAACTCTCGCAGTTGTTACTTTATTCTTTGCTGTCGCCTTTAGAGATCCACCTAAATTTGATAGGAAATGA
- the psbB gene encoding photosystem II chlorophyll-binding protein CP47, with amino-acid sequence MGLPWYRVHTVVINDPGRLLAVHLMHTALLAGWAGSMALYELAIFDPSDAVLNPMWRQGMYVMPFMARLGITSSWNGWDITGATGVDPGFWSFEGVAAAHIVFSGLLMLASIWHWTYWDLDLWEDSRTGEPALDLPRIFGIHLLLAGLTCFGFGAFHCANVGIWVSDPYGLSGHVEPVAPSWGVEGFNPFNPGGIVANHIAAGLMGIIGGIFHITNRPGERLYRALKLGSLEGVLASALAAVLFVSFVVAGTMWYGSATTPVELFGPTRYQWDSGYFKTEINRRVQAAIDNGATKEEAYASIPEKLAFYDYVGNSPAKGGLFRVGALVNGDGLPTGWQGHIAFQDKEGNELEVRRIPNFFENFPVILEDKEGNVRADIPFRRAEAKYSFEQTGITATIYGGDLNGQTFTDPAVVKRLARKAQLGEAFKFDRETYKSDGVFRSSPRAWFTYAHLCFGLLFLFGHWWHASRTLYRNSFAGIDAEIGDQVEFGLFKKLGDETTRRIPGRV; translated from the coding sequence ATGGGATTGCCTTGGTATCGAGTACACACAGTAGTTATTAATGACCCAGGTCGACTACTTGCTGTGCATCTTATGCATACTGCATTATTAGCCGGCTGGGCCGGTTCTATGGCTCTTTACGAATTAGCCATTTTTGATCCTTCTGATGCTGTCCTAAATCCAATGTGGAGACAGGGAATGTACGTTATGCCTTTCATGGCGAGACTTGGTATCACAAGTAGTTGGAATGGATGGGATATCACTGGTGCTACAGGTGTTGATCCTGGATTTTGGAGTTTTGAGGGTGTTGCAGCAGCTCATATAGTTTTTAGCGGACTATTGATGTTGGCTTCTATATGGCACTGGACATACTGGGACTTAGACTTATGGGAAGATTCAAGAACAGGTGAACCTGCTTTAGACTTGCCAAGAATCTTTGGTATTCATCTTCTTCTAGCAGGACTCACATGTTTTGGATTTGGAGCATTCCATTGTGCAAACGTAGGGATCTGGGTTTCTGACCCTTACGGTTTATCAGGTCATGTAGAGCCTGTAGCTCCTTCTTGGGGAGTAGAAGGATTTAACCCTTTTAATCCTGGAGGAATTGTGGCAAATCATATAGCTGCTGGACTTATGGGTATTATTGGTGGAATTTTCCACATTACTAATAGACCGGGAGAAAGGCTTTATAGAGCATTAAAACTAGGAAGTCTTGAAGGGGTTCTAGCTAGTGCTTTAGCAGCTGTACTATTTGTATCTTTCGTCGTTGCAGGCACAATGTGGTACGGGTCAGCCACAACTCCAGTCGAATTGTTTGGTCCTACCAGATATCAATGGGATTCAGGATATTTCAAAACTGAGATCAACAGAAGAGTTCAAGCTGCCATTGATAATGGTGCTACAAAAGAAGAGGCTTATGCGTCGATTCCAGAGAAATTAGCCTTCTACGATTATGTTGGGAACAGTCCCGCTAAAGGAGGTTTATTTAGAGTTGGAGCACTTGTTAATGGTGATGGTTTGCCAACTGGTTGGCAAGGTCACATTGCTTTTCAAGATAAGGAAGGTAACGAATTAGAAGTCAGAAGAATACCTAACTTCTTTGAAAACTTTCCTGTCATACTTGAAGATAAAGAAGGTAATGTAAGAGCAGATATTCCATTCAGAAGAGCTGAAGCTAAGTATTCATTTGAGCAAACTGGTATAACTGCTACCATCTATGGAGGAGATTTAAATGGGCAAACATTTACTGATCCTGCAGTAGTCAAAAGATTAGCAAGAAAAGCTCAGCTTGGAGAAGCATTCAAGTTTGACAGAGAAACTTACAAATCTGATGGTGTTTTCCGAAGCTCCCCAAGAGCATGGTTCACATATGCACATTTATGTTTCGGATTGCTATTCTTGTTTGGTCACTGGTGGCATGCTTCAAGAACTCTTTACAGAAATTCCTTTGCTGGTATTGATGCTGAGATTGGAGACCAAGTTGAATTTGGTTTATTCAAGAAGCTTGGTGATGAAACCACAAGAAGAATCCCAGGTAGGGTTTAA
- the prmC gene encoding peptide chain release factor N(5)-glutamine methyltransferase has product MPSIPVREFLYWKNKQLSRGGDYQSFATLLDCIGGVSANDLSLLSINPEGEIYLKNNLDYLSSLWCNHLTFSTPIQHLCGIVFWRNLKLKVTDKVLIPRSETELIIDIVFRIFKKKSQKLIFAELGTGSGAISIALALACPLWEGLASDIDQDALEIATQNYIDSCDQSNLKFFCGNWWTPFEGFKGKLDLAISNPPYIPSDTYEELPKEVKDFEPKIALRGGTDGLKHIREIIQKAPLYLKEKGWLILENHFDQGEKVKQLFIKNKFTSVEIVNDLSGVGRFTIGRYK; this is encoded by the coding sequence ATGCCCAGCATTCCTGTAAGAGAATTTTTATATTGGAAAAATAAACAACTTTCTAGAGGAGGAGATTATCAATCTTTTGCTACCCTACTTGATTGCATAGGGGGTGTCTCAGCAAATGATTTGAGCTTGTTGAGCATAAATCCTGAGGGAGAGATATATTTAAAAAATAATCTTGATTACTTATCATCTCTTTGGTGTAATCATTTAACATTTTCTACTCCTATTCAACATCTTTGTGGGATTGTTTTTTGGAGAAATTTAAAACTAAAAGTTACAGATAAAGTACTTATCCCTAGGTCGGAAACAGAACTTATAATTGATATTGTCTTTAGGATTTTTAAAAAAAAATCACAAAAACTAATTTTTGCTGAATTAGGAACTGGATCAGGTGCCATCAGTATTGCTTTGGCATTAGCTTGTCCTTTATGGGAGGGTTTAGCATCTGATATTGATCAAGATGCATTAGAAATAGCAACTCAAAATTATATAGATTCTTGTGATCAATCAAATTTGAAGTTTTTTTGCGGAAATTGGTGGACCCCTTTTGAGGGTTTTAAAGGTAAATTAGATCTCGCTATTTCTAACCCTCCATATATCCCAAGTGATACTTATGAGGAGTTGCCCAAGGAAGTAAAGGATTTCGAACCAAAGATTGCTTTAAGAGGGGGAACAGATGGGTTAAAGCATATTAGGGAAATAATCCAAAAAGCACCATTATACTTAAAAGAAAAGGGGTGGCTAATTTTGGAAAATCATTTTGATCAAGGTGAAAAAGTAAAACAACTTTTTATTAAAAACAAATTTACATCAGTAGAAATTGTGAATGATCTTTCAGGTGTTGGTAGGTTTACTATTGGAAGATATAAATAA
- a CDS encoding L-threonylcarbamoyladenylate synthase yields the protein MNLINCESALKTLKNGLPVIFPTDTLPAIGCLPEFSKIIYEYKKRDKNKPLILMGSERNQLIDYVHELAKEDYEDIASKYWPGALTMIIPSSSQRNIVLTSKDLTLGLRIPNSDMAQSLLKETGPLLTSSANLSGFTGSIKAEGIALDFPSLKILGPIPWEKSSGKASTIISWKESGKWELVREGEVFVKGLN from the coding sequence ATGAATTTAATAAACTGTGAATCAGCTTTAAAGACGCTTAAAAATGGTCTACCCGTAATTTTCCCGACAGACACCTTACCTGCAATAGGATGCTTACCCGAATTTTCAAAAATAATTTATGAGTATAAAAAAAGAGACAAGAATAAACCTTTAATTCTTATGGGATCAGAAAGAAATCAATTAATTGACTACGTTCATGAATTAGCGAAAGAAGATTACGAAGATATAGCTTCAAAATATTGGCCTGGAGCTCTGACTATGATTATTCCTTCTTCCAGTCAGCGAAATATTGTACTAACAAGCAAAGATCTTACTCTGGGGTTAAGAATCCCAAATTCAGATATGGCTCAATCTCTCCTTAAAGAAACAGGTCCATTGTTAACTTCAAGTGCCAATCTTTCAGGTTTCACGGGATCAATTAAAGCTGAAGGTATTGCTTTAGACTTTCCTTCTTTAAAAATTTTAGGGCCTATTCCATGGGAAAAAAGTAGTGGGAAAGCTAGTACCATAATATCTTGGAAAGAAAGTGGAAAATGGGAGTTGGTTAGAGAAGGAGAAGTATTTGTTAAAGGATTAAATTAA
- the psbM gene encoding photosystem II reaction center protein PsbM — protein METTNFGFVASLLFVGVPTIFLIGLFISTQDGEKSSFYSDSSKGRLGPKR, from the coding sequence ATGGAAACAACCAATTTCGGATTCGTCGCAAGTCTTTTATTTGTAGGGGTGCCAACGATATTCCTTATAGGTCTATTTATTTCTACCCAAGATGGAGAAAAATCAAGCTTCTATTCAGATTCTAGTAAAGGTAGACTTGGGCCAAAACGCTAA
- a CDS encoding (2Fe-2S)-binding protein — MATIRFIREDLEVQCNPGENLRELVMKENLQLYGLKGILGNCGGAGQCSTCFISVEGGNKNSLSPLTSVEEEKLKNRPENWRLACQTLIKSSAVILTKPQSPPSNLEELKKISENKKLPR, encoded by the coding sequence ATGGCAACTATCAGATTCATCCGTGAAGATTTAGAGGTTCAATGCAATCCAGGTGAAAATTTAAGGGAACTAGTTATGAAAGAAAATTTACAACTTTATGGATTAAAGGGGATCTTAGGAAATTGTGGTGGTGCAGGCCAATGTAGTACTTGCTTTATTTCAGTTGAAGGAGGAAATAAAAATTCATTAAGTCCTCTTACTTCTGTTGAAGAAGAAAAACTTAAAAATAGGCCAGAAAATTGGCGTCTTGCATGTCAAACACTTATCAAGTCCTCTGCAGTAATTTTGACAAAACCTCAATCACCTCCTTCAAATTTAGAAGAACTAAAAAAAATTAGTGAAAATAAGAAGTTACCCCGCTAA
- a CDS encoding septum site-determining protein MinC: MKIIINSSNKEYIETLSIENLDNIHKKLNKFSSKKVSLEAKIFAINESIKSHQWLKIKNSFEKFNICSLSIYSNNRDTVLAGKSLKIDSTFIKEKEIKHKLLLFDSKKKDDIFHEGTVRSGDRISSNGNLCIIGDVNPGAIVTAKKNIYVWGKLLGIAFAGKGGNNSAYIASLHLNPLQLRIADVIAIGPKDKPNNYYPEIALIDKQTITIQPYIIETKN; encoded by the coding sequence TATTGAAAATCTGGACAATATCCATAAGAAATTAAACAAATTTTCTTCAAAAAAAGTCAGCTTGGAAGCAAAAATATTTGCAATCAATGAGTCAATAAAATCTCATCAATGGTTAAAAATAAAAAATAGTTTTGAAAAATTTAATATTTGTTCTTTATCTATCTATTCTAATAATAGAGATACAGTATTAGCAGGAAAGTCATTAAAAATAGATTCAACTTTTATTAAAGAAAAAGAGATCAAGCATAAGTTATTATTATTTGATTCAAAAAAGAAAGATGATATCTTCCACGAAGGGACTGTAAGATCGGGAGATAGAATATCTTCAAATGGAAACCTATGCATTATAGGAGACGTCAATCCTGGAGCCATAGTTACAGCAAAGAAAAATATTTACGTTTGGGGGAAACTACTAGGTATAGCCTTCGCAGGTAAGGGTGGGAATAATAGTGCCTATATTGCGTCTCTTCATTTAAACCCTTTACAACTAAGAATTGCTGATGTTATTGCTATTGGCCCAAAGGATAAGCCAAATAATTACTATCCTGAGATTGCTTTAATAGATAAACAAACAATAACTATTCAGCCTTACATAATAGAAACTAAAAATTAA
- the minE gene encoding cell division topological specificity factor MinE, which produces MMTLRDLINKLLGRETASANTARERLQLVLAHDRVDMSSLTTDLLDKMRKEILDVVAKYVEIDFEEVAVSLETEDRMTALVANLPIKRTLSGEIQFKKNDKSSKSVKDIKK; this is translated from the coding sequence ATGATGACTCTCAGAGACCTTATAAACAAATTACTGGGCAGAGAAACTGCTAGTGCTAATACGGCTAGGGAAAGGTTACAACTTGTACTAGCTCATGACAGAGTTGATATGAGTTCCTTGACAACTGATCTTCTAGACAAGATGAGAAAAGAAATTCTTGATGTAGTTGCTAAGTATGTCGAAATTGACTTTGAAGAGGTAGCAGTGAGCTTAGAAACAGAAGATAGAATGACTGCGCTAGTTGCCAATTTGCCAATTAAAAGAACTCTCTCAGGAGAAATACAGTTCAAAAAAAATGATAAGAGTTCTAAAAGTGTTAAAGATATCAAAAAGTAA
- a CDS encoding 30S ribosomal protein S1 has translation MNENSSQTIKELSEDKEIKNSNEVDTSTVSHNEEDIAFEKNDIPSADSSSSRINTDFENAGFTQEEFASLLGKYDYNFKPGDLVKGTVFALEPKGAMIDIGAKTAAFMPVQEVSINKVEGLNEVLQPSESREFFIMSEENEDGQLALSIRRIEYQRAWERVRQLQKEDATIYSEVFATNRGGALVRVEGLRGFIPGSHISARRIKDDLEGEYLPLKFLEVDEERNRLVLSHRRALVEKKMNRLEVGEVVVGSVKGIKPYGAFIDIGGVSGLLHISEISHEHIETPHNVLNVNDQMKVMIIDLDSERGRISLSTKALEPEPGDMLTDPQKVFSKAEEMAAKYKQMLFEQTDDNEESPATASETI, from the coding sequence ATGAACGAAAATTCTTCACAGACAATAAAAGAACTTTCTGAAGATAAAGAAATTAAAAATTCTAATGAAGTTGATACTTCAACAGTATCCCATAACGAGGAAGATATAGCATTCGAAAAGAACGATATTCCTTCGGCAGATTCCTCTTCTAGCAGAATAAATACAGATTTTGAAAACGCAGGCTTCACACAAGAAGAATTTGCATCACTTCTAGGGAAATACGACTATAACTTTAAGCCCGGTGATCTAGTAAAAGGAACTGTTTTTGCTTTAGAACCCAAAGGGGCCATGATAGATATTGGCGCAAAAACAGCTGCTTTTATGCCTGTACAAGAGGTATCAATAAATAAAGTTGAAGGACTAAATGAGGTGTTACAACCTTCAGAGAGCAGAGAATTTTTCATAATGAGCGAAGAGAATGAAGATGGACAATTAGCACTCTCAATTAGAAGAATTGAATATCAAAGGGCGTGGGAAAGAGTTAGACAACTGCAAAAGGAAGACGCTACTATTTATTCTGAAGTTTTTGCAACAAATAGAGGCGGTGCCCTAGTTAGGGTGGAAGGATTGAGAGGATTTATCCCAGGTTCGCATATAAGTGCTCGAAGAATTAAAGATGACTTAGAAGGTGAATACTTACCCTTAAAGTTTCTTGAAGTTGATGAAGAAAGGAACAGATTAGTACTAAGTCATAGAAGAGCGTTAGTGGAGAAGAAAATGAATAGACTTGAAGTAGGCGAAGTTGTTGTAGGTTCTGTTAAAGGTATCAAACCATATGGAGCCTTTATTGATATTGGAGGCGTGAGTGGCCTTTTGCACATTTCTGAAATCAGTCATGAACATATTGAGACCCCTCATAATGTATTAAATGTTAATGATCAGATGAAGGTCATGATAATTGACCTTGACTCAGAAAGAGGAAGAATTTCATTATCTACAAAAGCACTTGAACCTGAACCTGGAGATATGCTTACTGACCCACAGAAAGTCTTTAGTAAAGCTGAAGAAATGGCTGCGAAATACAAGCAAATGTTATTTGAGCAAACTGACGATAATGAAGAGAGCCCCGCAACTGCATCTGAAACAATCTAA